One Primulina tabacum isolate GXHZ01 chromosome 10, ASM2559414v2, whole genome shotgun sequence DNA segment encodes these proteins:
- the LOC142506018 gene encoding uncharacterized protein LOC142506018 yields the protein MISGGSTDGDSNRARKARGRRVCLEVDGRRQNEPIISFGPEDLREVSLPHNDALVIQARVANYDVLRVFVDNGSSINVIFKEALVQMDLHEYPLESVETALFGFAGHVVYPEGEITLPLTLGSGNLRKTVMTVFTVVDAPSSYNIILGRPAMNEMRAVASTYHQKIKFPIRGQVGEVKGDQPSSRKCYGETVRVDQKRVRREDRGKVAQEVREIEEKEVNFVAEDEQVLVEVEPGKSIRVARDLEDSTRVKLLSCLKTNIFVFAWSQQELMGISPKVAEHKLNIIPGSRPVKQKKRHSGPEKNKIIEEQVKEMLKAGHIREVQFPTWLSNVVLVPKATGKWRMCVNFRDHNKACPKYCYPLPRIDQLVDSTSGFELLNFMDAYQGYHQIPMAREDQDKASFITSEGTFCYVVDDAPECPGSGP from the coding sequence atgatttcgggAGGTTCTACTGATGGTGATTCTAACCGAGCCAGGAAAGCAAGGGGTAGAAGAGTGTGTTTAGAAGTAGATGGAAGGAGGCAGAATGAGCCGATTATTAGTTTTGGTCCAGAAGACCTCAGAGAAGTCAGCTTACCTCACAATGATGCTCTGGTCATTCAGGCCCGGGTCGCtaattatgatgtgttgagAGTTTTTGTGGATAATGGGAGTTCTATTAATGTCATTTTCAAGGAAGCCTTGGTCCAGATGGATTTACATGAATATCCGCTAGAATCAGTTGAGACTGCTCTGTTCGGCTTTGCAGGCCATGTTGTATACCCTGAAGGGGAGATCACTCTACCCCTAACACTTGGAAGTGGAAACTTGAGGAAGACAGTTATGACAGTTTTCACCGTAGTGGATGCCCCATCTTCGTATAACATAATCCTTGGAAGGCCAGCTATGAACGAGATGAGAGCTGTAGCTTCCACCTATCACCAGAAGATCAAGTTCCCGATACGAGGACAAGTTGGAGAGGTTAAGGGAGATCAACCCTCCTCCCGGAAATGCTATGGTGAAACAGTCCGAGTAGACCAGAAGAGGGTGAGAAGGGAGGACAGAGGGAAGGTGGCTCAGGAAGTGAGGGAGATAGAGGAGAAGGAAGTAAATTTTGTCGCGGAGGACGAGCAGGTATTGGTTGAAGTAGAACCGGGAAAAAGTATTCGGGTGGCCCGAGACCTTGAAGATTCCACCCGGGTAAAACTCCTCAGCTGTTTAAAAACTAATATCTTTGTTTTTGCATGGTCTCAACAGGAACTTATGGGAATATCACCCAAAGTAGCCGAGCACAAGTTAAACATCATCCCTGGATCCCGACCTGTAAAACAGAAGAAAAGGCATTCTGGGCCcgaaaaaaacaaaatcatagaAGAACAGGTGAAGGAAATGCTGAAAGCCGGCCACATCAGGGAGGTCCAATTTCCCACATGGCTCTCTAATGTGGTCCTTGTTCCCAAAGCTACAGGAaagtggaggatgtgtgtgAATTTCCGGGATCATAACAAAGCTTGCCCGAAATATTGTTACCCACTTCCCCGAATCGATCAGTTGGTGGATTCAACTTCTGGCTTCGAGTTGTTAAATTTCATGGATGCATATCAGGGATATCACCAAATTCCCATGGCCCGAGAAGATCAAGATAAGGCCAGCTTCATCACTTCTGAGGGCACCTTTTGCTATGTGGTTGATGATGCCCCGGAATGTCCCGGGTCAGGGCCCTAG
- the LOC142505977 gene encoding phosphatidylinositol 4-phosphate 5-kinase 6-like isoform X2 — MNKELSGIVKAWEAKLKKSQAIAKKRANSIFTRMSVAHVDDDDEICNPSESHHIEKVFPDEDSYMGQWADNCPNGHGKYLWADGCMYVGEWCKGKKMGKGKFTWPSGATYEGQFNNGFMDGEGTYTGSSNDSYKGSWVVNMKHGKGVRNYANGDFYEGQWRRGQPDGKGRYRWSNGNQYIGHWKNGKMNGNGTMIWSIGNRYDGCWEDGLPRGNGTFRWEDGSFYVGVWSKDPREQSGTYYPSSAQVGGGFDWNPQEMYLVNLRDCRISSGEKIPIFPSQKTVNWPCEGESFQKKSAWKSYKEIDAWAKRASVDAMESNGGDHCLGSEYDLSCDVTSESLGSGREVDEGLGAEESDSSQRCSRPRIVIKPIRRQGLTISKGHKHYELMLNLQLGIRHSVGRPAPATSLDLKAMAFDPKDKIWTRFPPEGSKHTPPHQSCEFKWKDYCPLVFRTLRKLFKVDPADYMISICGNDALRELSSPGKSGSFFYLTNDDKYMIKTMKKSEVKVLKRMLPAYYKHVRAFENTLVTKFFGLHCVRMTGPAQKKVRFVIMGNLFCTDYAIHRRFDLKGSSHGRLTDKPESDIDPTTTLKDLDLNFIFRLQKSWYQDFWRQVNRDCDFLELERIMDYSLLVGIHFREISDSGQPLNTEASVSDVQSSPQSRSDVDTHTNHNRLTSINLGSNMPARAEVTVRRNNPEAQPVGEPTGEYYDVILVFGIIDILQDYDISKKLEHAYKSFQFDATSISAVEPRQYSKRFRDFIFRIFTEDI, encoded by the exons ATGAACAAAGAATTGAGTGGCATTGTGAAGGCTTGGGAGGCAAAGTTGAAGAAATCACAAGCGATTGCAAAGAAAAGGGCAAACAGCATATTTACAAGAATGTCTGTGGCCCATGTAGACGACGACGATGAAATTTGTAATCCTAGTGAGTCTCATCATATTGAAAAGGTTTTTCCCGATGAGGATAGTTATATGGGACAATGGGCGGATAATTGCCCCAACGGCCATGGCAAATACTTGTGGGCGGATGGATGTATGTACGTAGGTGAATGGTGTAAAGGCAAGAAAATGGGGAAGGGGAAGTTCACCTGGCCCTCGGGTGCGACATATGAGGGACAATTCAATAATGGTTTCATGGATGGCGAAGGTACCTATACAGGGTCCTCAAATGATAGTTATAAAGGTTCTTGGGTGGTGAATATGAAGCATGGTAAAGGGGTTAGGAATTACGCTAATGGGGATTTTTACGAGGGGCAGTGGCGTCGGGGGCAGCCTGATGGGAAAGGGAGGTATCGATGGAGCAATGGGAATCAGTATATTGGACATTGGAAGAATGGGAAGATGAACGGCAATGGAACTATGATTTGGAGCATTGGTAATCGATACGACGGTTGTTGGGAGGACGGTTTGCCGAGGGGAAACGGGACATTCCGTTGGGAGGATGGAAGTTTTTATGTTGGTGTGTGGAGCAAGGATCCAAGGGAGCAGAGTGGAACTTATTACCCTTCTAGTGCTCAAGTAGGTGGTGGTTTTGATTGGAATCCTCAAGAAATGTATTTGGTGAACTTGAGAGATTGTAGGATTAGTTCTGGTGAAAAGATCCCTATATTCCCTTCACAAAAGACAGTTAATTGGCCTTGTGAAGGGGAGTCCTTTCAAAAGAAATCAGCTTGGAAGAGTTATAAAGAGATTGATGCGTGGGCGAAAAGAGCATCTGTGGATGCAATGGAGAGCAATGGAGGTGATCATTGCTTGGGTTCCGAATATGATTTAAGTTGCGATGTTACTAGTGAAAGTTTAGGTTCCGGAAGAGAAGTAGACGAAGGGTTGGGAGCTGAAGAATCAGATTCCTCACAAAGATGTAGTAGGCCTCGTATCGTGATAAAGCCAATTAGAAGGCAGGGACTCACTATATCAAAAGGCCATAAACATTATGAGCTCATGCTCAATTTGCAGCTAGGAATAAG ACATTCTGTAGGAAGACCTGCTCCAGCTACATCCCTCGATCTAAAAGCTATGGCTTTTGATCCCAAGGATAAAATATGGACACGATTCCCCCCGGAAGGATCTAAACACACCCCACCGCACCAATCTTGTGAATTCAAATGGAAAGATTACTGCCCACTAGTTTTCAG GACTCTTAGAAAGTTATTCAAGGTGGATCCTGCTGATTACATGATATCCATATGCGGCAATGATGCTCTTCGGGAGCTCTCCTCGCCTGGGAAAAGTGGAAGCTTCTTTTACTTGACAAATGACGATAAATACATGATCAAAACCATGAAAAAGTCGGAAGTAAAA GTGCTTAAAAGAATGCTACCAGCTTATTACAAACACGTTCGGGCATTTGAAAACACACTGGTTACCAAATTTTTTGGGCTTCATTGTGTTAGGATGACTGGACCTGCACAAAAGAAG GTGCGGTTTGTCATAATGGGAAACTTATTCTGTACCGATTATGCTATCCATAGGCGTTTCGACTTGAAGGGCTCTTCCCATGGGCGGTTAACTGACAAACCTGAATCGGACATTGACCCAACAACTACTCTCAAGGACCTCGATTTGAACTTCATTTTTCGATTACAAAAGTCGTGGTACCAAGATTTCTGGAG GCAAGTGAATCGAGATTGTGACTTTCTTGAACTGGAGAGAATCATGGATTACAGTCTTTTGGTTGGTATTCACTTTCGAGAAATATCCGATTCAGGGCAACCATTAAACACCGAGGCTAGTGTTTCCGATGTTCAAAGTTCACCACAATCTAGATCAGATGTAGACACTCACACCAATCATAACCG gttgACATCGATTAACTTAGGCTCGAATATGCCAGCAAGGGCAGAAGTGACTGTGAGAAGAAACAACCCTGAGGCTCAGCCTGTTGGTGAACCTACAGGGGAGTACTATGATGTTATCCTAGTATTTGGTATAATAGACATTTTACAAGATTACGACATCAGCAAGAAACTCGAACATGCGTACAAGTCGTTCCAGTTCGATGCCACTTCAATTTCTGCTGTCGAGCCTAGGCAGTACTCTAAACGTTTTCGGGATTTTATATTCAGAATTTTTACAGAAGATATTTGA
- the LOC142505977 gene encoding phosphatidylinositol 4-phosphate 5-kinase 6-like isoform X1 yields the protein MNKELSGIVKAWEAKLKKSQAIAKKRANSIFTRMSVAHVDDDDEICNPSESHHIEKVFPDEDSYMGQWADNCPNGHGKYLWADGCMYVGEWCKGKKMGKGKFTWPSGATYEGQFNNGFMDGEGTYTGSSNDSYKGSWVVNMKHGKGVRNYANGDFYEGQWRRGQPDGKGRYRWSNGNQYIGHWKNGKMNGNGTMIWSIGNRYDGCWEDGLPRGNGTFRWEDGSFYVGVWSKDPREQSGTYYPSSAQVGGGFDWNPQEMYLVNLRDCRISSGEKIPIFPSQKTVNWPCEGESFQKKSAWKSYKEIDAWAKRASVDAMESNGGDHCLGSEYDLSCDVTSESLGSGREVDEGLGAEESDSSQRCSRPRIVIKPIRRQGLTISKGHKHYELMLNLQLGIRHSVGRPAPATSLDLKAMAFDPKDKIWTRFPPEGSKHTPPHQSCEFKWKDYCPLVFRTLRKLFKVDPADYMISICGNDALRELSSPGKSGSFFYLTNDDKYMIKTMKKSEVKQVLKRMLPAYYKHVRAFENTLVTKFFGLHCVRMTGPAQKKVRFVIMGNLFCTDYAIHRRFDLKGSSHGRLTDKPESDIDPTTTLKDLDLNFIFRLQKSWYQDFWRQVNRDCDFLELERIMDYSLLVGIHFREISDSGQPLNTEASVSDVQSSPQSRSDVDTHTNHNRLTSINLGSNMPARAEVTVRRNNPEAQPVGEPTGEYYDVILVFGIIDILQDYDISKKLEHAYKSFQFDATSISAVEPRQYSKRFRDFIFRIFTEDI from the exons ATGAACAAAGAATTGAGTGGCATTGTGAAGGCTTGGGAGGCAAAGTTGAAGAAATCACAAGCGATTGCAAAGAAAAGGGCAAACAGCATATTTACAAGAATGTCTGTGGCCCATGTAGACGACGACGATGAAATTTGTAATCCTAGTGAGTCTCATCATATTGAAAAGGTTTTTCCCGATGAGGATAGTTATATGGGACAATGGGCGGATAATTGCCCCAACGGCCATGGCAAATACTTGTGGGCGGATGGATGTATGTACGTAGGTGAATGGTGTAAAGGCAAGAAAATGGGGAAGGGGAAGTTCACCTGGCCCTCGGGTGCGACATATGAGGGACAATTCAATAATGGTTTCATGGATGGCGAAGGTACCTATACAGGGTCCTCAAATGATAGTTATAAAGGTTCTTGGGTGGTGAATATGAAGCATGGTAAAGGGGTTAGGAATTACGCTAATGGGGATTTTTACGAGGGGCAGTGGCGTCGGGGGCAGCCTGATGGGAAAGGGAGGTATCGATGGAGCAATGGGAATCAGTATATTGGACATTGGAAGAATGGGAAGATGAACGGCAATGGAACTATGATTTGGAGCATTGGTAATCGATACGACGGTTGTTGGGAGGACGGTTTGCCGAGGGGAAACGGGACATTCCGTTGGGAGGATGGAAGTTTTTATGTTGGTGTGTGGAGCAAGGATCCAAGGGAGCAGAGTGGAACTTATTACCCTTCTAGTGCTCAAGTAGGTGGTGGTTTTGATTGGAATCCTCAAGAAATGTATTTGGTGAACTTGAGAGATTGTAGGATTAGTTCTGGTGAAAAGATCCCTATATTCCCTTCACAAAAGACAGTTAATTGGCCTTGTGAAGGGGAGTCCTTTCAAAAGAAATCAGCTTGGAAGAGTTATAAAGAGATTGATGCGTGGGCGAAAAGAGCATCTGTGGATGCAATGGAGAGCAATGGAGGTGATCATTGCTTGGGTTCCGAATATGATTTAAGTTGCGATGTTACTAGTGAAAGTTTAGGTTCCGGAAGAGAAGTAGACGAAGGGTTGGGAGCTGAAGAATCAGATTCCTCACAAAGATGTAGTAGGCCTCGTATCGTGATAAAGCCAATTAGAAGGCAGGGACTCACTATATCAAAAGGCCATAAACATTATGAGCTCATGCTCAATTTGCAGCTAGGAATAAG ACATTCTGTAGGAAGACCTGCTCCAGCTACATCCCTCGATCTAAAAGCTATGGCTTTTGATCCCAAGGATAAAATATGGACACGATTCCCCCCGGAAGGATCTAAACACACCCCACCGCACCAATCTTGTGAATTCAAATGGAAAGATTACTGCCCACTAGTTTTCAG GACTCTTAGAAAGTTATTCAAGGTGGATCCTGCTGATTACATGATATCCATATGCGGCAATGATGCTCTTCGGGAGCTCTCCTCGCCTGGGAAAAGTGGAAGCTTCTTTTACTTGACAAATGACGATAAATACATGATCAAAACCATGAAAAAGTCGGAAGTAAAA CAGGTGCTTAAAAGAATGCTACCAGCTTATTACAAACACGTTCGGGCATTTGAAAACACACTGGTTACCAAATTTTTTGGGCTTCATTGTGTTAGGATGACTGGACCTGCACAAAAGAAG GTGCGGTTTGTCATAATGGGAAACTTATTCTGTACCGATTATGCTATCCATAGGCGTTTCGACTTGAAGGGCTCTTCCCATGGGCGGTTAACTGACAAACCTGAATCGGACATTGACCCAACAACTACTCTCAAGGACCTCGATTTGAACTTCATTTTTCGATTACAAAAGTCGTGGTACCAAGATTTCTGGAG GCAAGTGAATCGAGATTGTGACTTTCTTGAACTGGAGAGAATCATGGATTACAGTCTTTTGGTTGGTATTCACTTTCGAGAAATATCCGATTCAGGGCAACCATTAAACACCGAGGCTAGTGTTTCCGATGTTCAAAGTTCACCACAATCTAGATCAGATGTAGACACTCACACCAATCATAACCG gttgACATCGATTAACTTAGGCTCGAATATGCCAGCAAGGGCAGAAGTGACTGTGAGAAGAAACAACCCTGAGGCTCAGCCTGTTGGTGAACCTACAGGGGAGTACTATGATGTTATCCTAGTATTTGGTATAATAGACATTTTACAAGATTACGACATCAGCAAGAAACTCGAACATGCGTACAAGTCGTTCCAGTTCGATGCCACTTCAATTTCTGCTGTCGAGCCTAGGCAGTACTCTAAACGTTTTCGGGATTTTATATTCAGAATTTTTACAGAAGATATTTGA
- the LOC142505281 gene encoding two-component response regulator ORR3-like translates to MSSGIDNETTQFHVLAVDDSIIDRKLIERLLKTSSYQVTTVDSGVKALEFLGLLEDHENADINKNTNSNPTFPPTGNFHHEMEVNLIITDYCMPGITGYDLLRKIKESRLLKDIPVVIMSSENVPTRINNCLQQGAHEFFIKPVQQSDVNKLRPHLLRGKSMENQPNNIIINSSKRKPIEECLSPSRLRAKLKELELVQ, encoded by the exons ATGAGTAGTGGTATAGACAACGAGACGACTCAGTTTCACGTACTAGCAGTCGATGATAGCATAATCGATAGAAAGTTAATCGAGAGGCTCCTCAAAACTTCTTCTTACCAAG TTACAACAGTAGATTCTGGAGTCAAGGCGCTCGAGTTTCTTGGATTGCTAGAAGATCATGAGAATGCAGACATAAACAAGAACACAAACTCAAACCCAACTTTTCCTCCAACGGGGAATTTTCATCat GAAATGGAAGTGAATTTGATCATTACAGACTACTGTATGCCAGGAATAACAGGCTATGACCTCCTCAGAAAGATTAAA GAATCAAGATTATTGAAGGATATCCCAGTTGTGATAATGTCCTCTGAAAATGTTCCCACGAGAATAAATAATTGTTTGCAGCAAGGAGCACATGAATTCTTCATAAAGCCAGTTCAACAATCTGATGTCAATAAACTAAGGCCACATTTATTGAGAGGGAAATCGATGGAAAATCAaccaaataatattattattaatagtaGTAAAAGAAAGCCGATTGAAGAATGCTTGTCACCGAGTAGGTTAAGAGCAAAATTGAAGGAGTTGGAACTTGTTCAATGA